In Sphaeramia orbicularis chromosome 3, fSphaOr1.1, whole genome shotgun sequence, a genomic segment contains:
- the kif7 gene encoding kinesin-like protein kif7, producing MSPKVPADKSRGDYSAVQVAVRVRPLLPKELLHCHESCITVDSELCRVTLGHDRHFLCDFVFEETCCQEEIYSVSVQPLIDAFFQGFNATVFAYGQTGSGKTYTIGEANISSFRDEEQGIIPRAVADVFKLLDENDLADFSVRVSYLEVYKEEFKDLLEMETASKDIHIREDKGNIVLCGVKECEVEGLDEVLSLLESGNTARHTGATQMNPNSSRSHTIFTIYMDQRRGSSRLCSSTTSTGAQMLSSKFHFVDLAGSERILRTGNTGERLKESIQINSGLLALGNVIGALGDPKRKGSHIPYRDSKITRILKDSLGGNSKTLMIACISPSSSDFDESLNTLNYATRARNIQNRATVNCKREPDRVEGLEQQIKALRRALENRQRSETRIIAHADPNRRPRLGEGEISRLQAQSAHYRTCTDTAYRLLRELQSEGALTAEQSLRVKEWLCSVEEERSGLTTASGPDSGIENSSTEETVAVRRARNQDAEAAEERWSQETEIEKDGEKADSISQLQAQIQRLEKENTDFLAALEDAMEQYKQQSDKLQEQQDVIAQLHCLLPSPGLMGLGLNSKSRPHTAPMGSMQHSQNGSTHRQLSPVGCLGNGPHDDHEGDLFEELEVVEDVEEDSSHASFNRERRKQVNLTWTKKDMLSVLAPGGKGLLYQLPEQDRHKALSRKASNSSSGETSVRESLKSFDGVSEWGLLQAQQKIRELSVTIRMKEELIKELVKTGKGAQALNRQYSHKITALENEAVQARQELQEAQRQLQDLERQEREISVTDRTRAQECRRKIAAAQSKVQVLSQRQRDTARLANLPAQSERRILELERSVQSMRQQQEQLQKRLRQESQQKRRLETEMQRRTHRVKELEIKNEQQQKILRIKTEEIAAFQRQRRSGSNGSVVSLEEQQKIEEQKRWLDEEMERVLEQRRGLEDLEGELTKREEILAKKEALLQERSGLETKRLRSSQALSKDLVTLTGRIETLERELSERNGLLRSSSAQDSQQIRQEISNLRQEKDSLLKQRVELDDKLRQGNLLSPEEERTLFQLDEAIEALDAAIEYKNEAITQRQRQLRASASMLSQWEMNLMAKLSYLSASETRALLCKYFDKVVSLREEERRLQLALAELEMQLDEQQRLVQWLENALDRTQLDTDRRLTQQQKEHERSVQLLLQQCREQIDEGLAGRQRHYEGWIHNLSKELNHYKAANLELSNKLRELCSSSTQPKENTKVMASECKPAAVGSMERLSRCAEDGQVGRGAGQTDKPPRSRDEVRELVNTPLPSTWRRSSLPTEEPAAMEELWLRAAGDTPVNRVVQCGMGTWGGSTPLPVVKSRRESRRSSLNIGPLISNNALIDVRRNPV from the exons ATGTCTCCCAAAGTACCTGCGGACAAAAGCAGGGGGGATTATTCTGCAGTGCAAGTCGCTGTTCGTGTGCGTCCCCTGCTGCCTAAAGAGCTTCTACATTGCCATGAGAGCTGCATCACCGTGGATTCTGAATTGTGTCGGGTTACTCTCGGACATGATAGACACTTCCTGTGTGATTTTGTATTTGAAGAAACATGCTGTCAGGAGGAGATTTATTCTGTATCTGTTCAGCCACTCATAGATGCATTCTTTCAGGGATTCAATGCTACAGTCTTTGCCTATGGACAAACAGGCTCAGGCAAGACTTACACAATTGGAGAAGCTAATATTT cATCCTTTAGAGATGAGGAGCAGGGTATTATCCCCAGGGCTGTTGCAGATGTTTTCAAGCTTCTGGATGAAAATGACCTCGCAGACTTCTCTGTCCGTGTCTCCTATCTGGAGGTCTACAAAGAGGAATTCAAGGACTTACTGGAGATGGAAACTGCCAGTAAGGACATCCACATCCGAGAGGATAAAGGCAACATTG TTTTGTGTGGGGTGAAGGAGTGTGAAGTGGAGGGTCTTGATGAAGTGCTGAGTCTATTAGAATCAGGAAACACAGCCCGGCACACCGGTGCAACCCAGATGAATCCAAACTCCAGCAGGTCCCACACCATATTTACTATCTACATGGACCAGCGAAGAGGAAGCTCTCGCCTTTGTAGCTCTACTACAAGTACTGGAGCACAAATGTTGTCTTCCAAGTTCCATTTTGTCGACCTGGCAGGATCAGAACGTATTTTAAGAACAGGAAATACGGGAGAGAGACTGAAGGAGAGCATCCAGATAAACAGTGGTCTTCTGGCCCTGGGAAACGTTATTGGGGCACTGGGAGACCCCAAGAGGAAAGGCTCTCACATACCGTACAGAGACTCAAAAATCACACG GATACTCAAAGATTCTTTAGGAGGAAATTCAAAAACACTGATGATTGCCTGCATCAGCCCATCTTCCTCAGACTTTGATGAGAGTCTAAATACACTAAACTATGCCACAAGAGCCCGAAACATCCAGAACCGAGCTACAGTCAACTGCAAGCGTGAGCCAGATCGAGTGGAGGGACTGGAGCAACAAATCAAGGCCCTTCGCAGAGCGCTTGAAAACCGCCAGCGTTCAGAGACACGTATCATCGCTCATGCTGATCCAAACAGAAGACCTCGACTTGGAGAAGGAGAGATCAGTAGATTACAAGCCCAGAGTGCTCACTATAGAACCTGCACAGATACTGCTTACAG GTTGCTGCGGGAGCTGCAGAGTGAAGGGGCACTGACTGCAGAACAGAGTCTGAGAGTGAAAGAGTGGCTGTGTTCAGTGGAAGAGGAACGGAGTGGACTGACCACTGCCTCCGGACCAGACAGTGGTATTGAAAACAGCTCCACTGAAGAGACTGTTGCTGTAAGAAGGGCAAGAAATCAG GATGCAGAAGCTGCAGAAGAACGGTGGAGCCAAGAGACTGAAATTGAGAAAGATGGAGAGAAAGCAGACAGTATTTCCCAGCTTCAAGCCCAGATCCAGCGGCTAGAGAAAGAGAACACAGACTTTTTAGCAGCCCTGGAGGATGCTATGGAGCAATACAAGCAGCAG AGTGATAAGCTACAGGAGCAGCAAGATGTCATAGCACAGCTGCACTGTCTGCTGCCCTCTCCAGGACTGATGGGCTTGGGCCTTAACTCAAAGTCACGGCCACATACTGCACCAATGGGCTCCATGCAACACAGTCAGAATGGAAGCACACATCGACAG CTCAGTCCAGTTGGATGTCTTGGTAATGGGCCTCATGATGATCATGAAGGTGACCTGTTTGAGGAGCTAGAGGTTGTAGAAGACGTTGAAGAGGACAGCAGTCATGCTAGTTTCAACCGTGAACGGCGCAA GCAAGTGAACCTTACGTGGACCAAGAAGGACATGCTGTCAGTACTGGCACCTGGTGGTAAAGGGCTGCTGTATCAACTGCCAGAACAGGACCGGCACAAAGCTTTATCCAGGAAAGCAT CCAACTCCAGTTCAGGGGAAACATCTGTACGTGAAAGTCTGAAAAGTTTTGACGGAGTTTCAGAGTGGGGTCTTCTTCAAGCACAGCAGAAGATTAGGGAGTTGTCTGTCACCATCCGCATGAAGGAAGAACTCATCAAAGAGCTGGTTAAAACAG GTAAGGGAGCTCAGGCACTTAACAGACAATACAGCCATAAGATCACTGCTCTGGAAAATGAAGCAGTTCAGGCTCGACAGGAGCTGCAAGAGGCCCAAAGGCAACTCCAGGATCTGGAGAGGCAAGAGAGAGAAATCAGCGTGACAGACAGAACTAGAGCACAGGAATGTCGCAGGAAGATAGCTGCTGCTCAGAGCAAAGTTCAG GTCCTAAGCCAACGTCAGAGAGACACAGCTCGTCTTGCTAACTTGCCTGCACAAAGTGAACGCCGCATTTTAGAGTTGGAAAGAAGTGTGCAGAGTATGAGGCAGCAGCAAGAGCAGCTGCAAAAGAGGCTGCGCCAGGAAAGTCAGCAAAAACGTCGTCTGGAAACTGAAATGCAACGAAGAACTCATAGAGTCAAG GAACTGGAGATTAAAAATGAGCAGCAGCAAAAAATCCTGAGGATCAAGACTGAGGAGATTGCTGCCTTTCAAAGACAGAGACGCAGTGGCAGTAACGGCTCTGTGGTGTCTTTAGAGGAGCAACAG AAGATTGAGGAACAGAAACGCTGGCTTGATGAGGAAATGGAGCGGGTACTTGAACAGAGGAGAGGGCTTGAAGATCTGGAAGGAGAGCTCACTAAACGAGAGGAAATCCTGGCGAAGAAAGAGGCCCTGCTGCAGGAACGTAGCGGACTGGAGACCAAGAGGCTCCGCTCTAGTCAG GCCCTGAGTAAAGACCTGGTGACATTAACGGGGCGTATTGAGACTCTTGAGAGGGAACTGAGTGAGAGGAACGGGCTCCTTCGCAGCAGCAGCGCTCAAGACTCACAACAGATTCGACAAGAGATCTCCAACCTGCGTCAAGAAAAAGACTCTCTGCTTAAGCAAAGAGTTGAGCTGGATGATAAACTGCGGCAGGGTAACCTGCTATCACCTGAG GAGGAGCGAACCCTTTTCCAGTTGGACGAGGCCATTGAGGCTCTGGATGCAGCGATTGAGTACAAGAACGAGGCCATCACTCAAAGACAGAGACAGTTGAGGGCTTCTGCCAGCATGCTCTCACAGTGGGAGATGAACCTCATGGCCAAACTCAGTTACCTGTCTGCCTCTGAGACCAGAGCTCTGCTGTGCAAGTACTTTGATAAG GTGGTGTCTCTGCGTGAAGAGGAACGTCGGCTGCAACTTGCCCTTGCTGAACTTGAAATGCAGCTCGATGAGCAGCAGAGGCTGGTGCAGTGGTTGGAGAATGCCCTCGACCGCACACAATTAGACACAGACCGACGGCTCACACAACAGCAGAAGGAACATGAAAGGAGTGTACAACTCCTCCTGCAGCAATGTCGAG AACAAATAGACGAAGGTCTGGCAGGACGGCAGCGGCATTATGAGGGATGGATCCACAACCTCAGCAAAGAGCTTAACCACTACAAGGCAGCAAATCTGGAACTAAGCAACAAACTAAGAGAGCTCTGTAGTTCATCCACTCAGCCAAAGGAGAATACCAAAG TCATGGCATCTGAGTGCAAACCAGCAGCTGTTGGCAGCATGGAGAGGCTGAGTCGTTGTGCTGAGGACGGACAGGTGGGCAGAGGggctggacagacagacaaaccccccaGATCCAGGGACGAAGTTCGTGAGCTGGTGAACACCCCTCTGCCGTCGACATGGAGACGCTCCTCCCTGCCCACTGAGGAACCAGCAGCCATGGAGGAGCTGTGGCTCCGAGCAGCCGGGGACACTCCTGTG